A genomic window from Salvia miltiorrhiza cultivar Shanhuang (shh) chromosome 5, IMPLAD_Smil_shh, whole genome shotgun sequence includes:
- the LOC130985339 gene encoding high mobility group B protein 14 isoform X1, translating into MAKTRSCTASSASASIKTNGKIALLGKHGETKKKAGRKRTARKIVSRIDAMKPKKPPTAFFYFLEDFRKEYQEQKPDIKSMRDIGKACGEKWKTMTYEEKVKYYDIATEKRAEFDIAMANFTKRKVKCRYFLRALIDVEKRKVVIGRHILTRR; encoded by the exons ATGGCAAAAACTAGAAGTTGTACAGCTTCCTCAGCTTCCGCTTCTATCAAAACTAACGG GAAAATTGCTTTGCTAGGGAAGCATGGAGAAACGAAGAAGAAGGCTGGAAGGAAGCGGACGGCGCGAAAAATTGTATCAAGAATTGACGCCATGAAGCCCAAGAAACCTCCCACGGCTTTCTTCTATTTCCT GGAGGATTTTCGTAAGGAATACCAAGAGCAGAAGCCGGATATCAAGTCGATGCGTGAT ATCGGGAAAGCATGTGGAGAGAAGTGGAAAACAATGACATATGAG GAAAAGGTGAAGTACTACGACATTGCCACTGAAAAACGAGCAGAGTTTGATATAGCTATGGCAAACTTCACTAAAAGAAAGGTAAAATGTAGATATTTCCTGCGTGCATTGATAGATGTAGAAAAGAGGAAGGTAGTCATTGGTAGACATATCCTAACACGAAGATGA
- the LOC130985339 gene encoding high mobility group B protein 14 isoform X2, giving the protein MAKTRSCTASSASASIKTNGKIALLGKHGETKKKAGRKRTARKIVSRIDAMKPKKPPTAFFYFLEDFRKEYQEQKPDIKSMRDIGKACGEKWKTMTYEEKVKYYDIATEKRAEFDIAMANFTKRKESGEFDEDDLELDDDSDFDG; this is encoded by the exons ATGGCAAAAACTAGAAGTTGTACAGCTTCCTCAGCTTCCGCTTCTATCAAAACTAACGG GAAAATTGCTTTGCTAGGGAAGCATGGAGAAACGAAGAAGAAGGCTGGAAGGAAGCGGACGGCGCGAAAAATTGTATCAAGAATTGACGCCATGAAGCCCAAGAAACCTCCCACGGCTTTCTTCTATTTCCT GGAGGATTTTCGTAAGGAATACCAAGAGCAGAAGCCGGATATCAAGTCGATGCGTGAT ATCGGGAAAGCATGTGGAGAGAAGTGGAAAACAATGACATATGAG GAAAAGGTGAAGTACTACGACATTGCCACTGAAAAACGAGCAGAGTTTGATATAGCTATGGCAAACTTCACTAAAAGAAAG GAAAGTGGGGAATTTGATGAAGATGATTTGGAACTTGATGACGACTCAGATTTTGACGGATGA
- the LOC130985234 gene encoding cation/H(+) antiporter 15-like: MAAIPGIMDIAKLNQTILCYAETIYRFNGLWEGPDPLTPLISLFLIQLTFSMGVIHLLVFALKPSNQPPFIAEVLGGILLGPTVFGRIAAYRKLAFPNYSFRILEPMAHLSITYYAFLVGLKMDVKGIMRTGPKAMKVALAGIIIPFSIGAGLYFIFQIDKPERAGCLFWGAALTVTGFSVLTDILDKQQMLHTESGKTALSSALINEMCSWGFLALGFAVTSSQSSIQWSVMSTAAFALVCVYFVRPGLSWLIHRAPEGQGYSEFYICSIVSGMALSGVITDACGTHPMIGAFVFGLIIPNEVLEVTIVDKLEDFVMGILMPVYFVVCGLRTNVDTMSYETSWAIVLLVIILACGVKVLSALAVTALSDLSVEEAVPVGFMCNAKSVMALIIIESGQIQGALSTQTYSVMMVAILVMSMITTPAAIWFKPVQNVVPYKRRTVQKAKSDEELRVLACIHSTRNVPSIIHLLRTSNAKSRSPMSVFALQLVELVGRASTMMVVHSSRKAGPRNPNSVELQADQIITAFDNYELRSEGVVTQVITARCPYTTMDEDVCAVARDRRAAFLVIPFHKHRNVEGEMEDINPSIRSINEGVLENAPCSVGILIDRGAAESQDHAQNIAALFFGGPDDREALAYAWRMADETDSRLTVVRFIPSSEAGGSSGMMIEKSHVSLEIDREREKLLDDDYYNKFRNATANSGNIRCFDLVLDDEEETIKAIKSMDEHYHDLYIVGRGRGMQSPLTTGLADWCDCPELGPIGDLLVTSEFESTFSVLIVQQHSETGRSREGSYRSALSVDYGAGDEITVRDSAPTESETFESFGSFRKWDHEN; the protein is encoded by the exons ATGGCGGCAATTCCAGGGATCATGGATATTGCCAAGCTAAACCAAACCATTCTGTGCTACGCCGAAACCATTTACCGGTTCAATGGCCTTTGGGAAGGACCCGATCCATTGACCCCCCTCATTTCTCTCTTCCTCATCCAGCTCACCTTCTCCATGGGCGTCATCCACCTCCTCGTCTTCGCTCTTAAACCCTCCAACCAACCTCCATTCATCGCAGAAGTTCTC GGCGGTATACTATTAGGGCCGACCGTGTTTGGGCGAATTGCAGCATACAGAAAGCTGGCATTCCCAAATTATTCATTCAGGATATTGGAGCCAATGGCGCATTTGTCCATCACATACTACGCTTTCTTGGTGGGGTTAAAAATGGATGTTAAAGGAATTATGCGAACTGGACCAAAGGCTATGAAAGTAGCTCTGGCTGGGATCATCATCCCTTTCTCCATTGGCGCAGGCTTATACTTCATTTTCCAAATCGATAAACCAGAGAGAGCCGGCTGCCTCTTCTGGGGCGCTGCCCTTACCGTCACCGGTTTCTCCGTCCTCACCGACATCCTCGACAAGCAGCAGATGCTCCACACAGAGAGCGGGAAGACGGCGTTGTCTTCGGCCCTCATCAACGAGATGTGCTCGTGGGGATTCTTGGCCCTTGGGTTCGCGGTCACGAGCTCCCAATCGAGCATCCAGTGGTCCGTGATGAGCACGGCCGCCTTCGCCCTCGTCTGCGTCTACTTCGTCCGGCCCGGCCTCAGCTGGCTCATCCATAGGGCTCCCGAGGGGCAGGGTTACAGCGAGTTCTACATATGCTCCATCGTGTCCGGGATGGCCCTCAGCGGGGTCATCACGGACGCGTGTGGGACCCACCCCATGATAGGGGCGTTTGTCTTCGGCCTCATCATACCTAATGAGGTGCTCGAGGTGACCATCGTGGACAAGTTGGAGGACTTCGTGATGGGGATTCTGATGCCGGTTTACTTTGTGGTTTGTGGGCTGAGGACTAATGTGGATACCATGTCGTACGAGACTTCTTGGGCTATTGTGTTGCTGGTTATAATCTTGGCCTGCGGTGTGAAGGTGCTGAGCGCTCTTGCCGTCACCGCCCTCTCCGATCTCTCCGTCGAAGAGGCCGTGCCTGTGGGGTTCATGTGCAATGCCAAGAGTGTTATGGCCTTGATCATTATTGAATCCGGCCAGATACAAGGG GCTTTGAGCACGCAGACTTACTCTGTGATGATGGTGGCGATTCTTGTAATGTCGATGATCACAACGCCGGCAGCAATCTGGTTCAAACCGGTGCAGAACGTGGTGCCGTACAAGCGGCGCACGGTGCAGAAGGCGAAATCGGACGAGGAGCTGCGCGTGCTGGCGTGCATCCACAGCACGCGCAACGTCCCGAGCATCATCCACCTCCTCCGCACCTCCAACGCCAAGTCGAGGTCCCCGATGAGCGTGTTCGCGCTGCAGCTGGTGGAGCTCGTGGGCCGCGCCTCGACCATGATGGTGGTGCACAGCTCGCGCAAGGCCGGCCCCCGGAACCCCAACAGCGTGGAGCTCCAGGCCGACCAGATCATCACGGCCTTCGACAACTACGAGCTGCGGTCGGAGGGGGTGGTGACGCAGGTCATCACCGCGCGCTGCCCCTACACCACCATGGACGAGGACGTCTGCGCGGTGGCGAGGGACCGGCGCGCGGCGTTCCTCGTCATCCCCTTCCACAAGCACAGGAACGTGGAGGGGGAGATGGAGGACATCAACCCCTCCATCCGCAGCATCAACGAGGGCGTCCTCGAGAACGCCCCGTGCTCGGTCGGGATCCTGATCGACCGCGGGGCGGCCGAGTCGCAGGACCACGCGCAGAACATCGCGGCCCTCTTCTTCGGGGGCCCCGACGACCGCGAGGCCCTGGCGTACGCGTGGCGGATGGCCGACGAGACGGACAGCCGGCTCACGGTCGTCAGGTTCATACCGAGCTCCGAGGCAGGGGGCAGCAGCGGAATGATGATTGAGAAAAGCCATGTGAGCTTGGAGATcgatagggagagagagaagctgCTCGATGATGACTACTACAACAAGTTCAGGAATGCAACCGCAAACAGCGGCAACATAAGGTGCTTCGACTTGGTGCTGGACGACGAGGAAGAGACCATCAAGGCTATCAAATCCATGGACGAGCACTACCACGATCTGTACATTGTGGGGAGGGGGAGAGGGATGCAGTCGCCGCTGACGACGGGGCTGGCCGACTGGTGCGACTGCCCCGAGCTCGGCCCCATAGGTGACCTTCTGGTCACCTCCGAGTTCGAGTCGACCTTCTCGGTGCTGATCGTGCAGCAGCACAGCGAGACCGGGAGGTCGAGGGAAGGCTCCTACAGGTCGGCCTTGTCGGTCGACTACGGCGCCGGCGACGAGATCACCGTCAGGGATTCCGCCCCCACCGAGAGCGAGACCTTTGAATCTTTCGGCAGTTTCAGGAAGTGGGATCATGAGAATTGA
- the LOC130985328 gene encoding agamous-like MADS-box protein AGL62 has product MAPPQAKKKSQGRRKIDMKLIADENARTVTFSKRRAGLFKKATELSVLCGTQIALIIFSLGGRAYSFGHPDVESIVGRFFNRNPTPTPQESAHAMRIRASMLQEIKAQFDQKSEELETKKKRTKEIEAALESSSYQTTEEGLDGLDIHQLQQLKEKMVRLREQVRRLANAPRANAVVAPAVPGPVGAKPARSVPPLNLAKVRKNEVGASSIPPDWLKL; this is encoded by the coding sequence ATGGCTCCTCCGCAAGCAAAGAAGAAGTCACAGGGGCGAAGAAAGATTGATATGAAGTTGATAGCGGATGAAAATGCCAGAACTGTGACGTTTTCCAAAAGAAGAGCCGGGCTGTTCAAGAAAGCCACAGAGCTTTCCGTCTTATGTGGGACTCAAATCGCCCTCATAATTTTTTCTCTTGGTGGTAGGGCCTATTCATTTGGCCATCCTGATGTAGAATCTATCGTTGGTCGTTTTTTTAACAGAAACCCGACACCAACGCCGCAGGAGTCTGCTCATGCCATGAGGATTCGCGCTTCTATGCTGCAAGAGATTAAAGCGCAGTTTGATCAAAAGAGCGAAGAACTGGAGACCAAAAAGAAGAGAACAAAAGAAATCGAAGCAGCCTTGGAAAGCTCATCGTATCAAACCACGGAAGAGGGGTTAGATGGGCTTGATATACATCAACTCCAGCAACTGAAAGAAAAGATGGTGAGGCTGAGAGAACAGGTGCGTCGTCTGGCCAATGCACCGCGGGCGAATGCTGTTGTTGCGCCCGCGGTTCCGGGGCCGGTGGGTGCAAAGCCTGCAAGGTCAGTACCACCACTAAATCTGGCAAAAGTTAGGAAAAATGAAGTTGGTGCTTCTTCAATTCCACCTGATTGGCTGAAACTGTAA